TGATATGGTAGCAAATACCTATTCACTTTATAATTAGTAACAAAGTCAGTGTTAAGTGATTGTATTAGACAGGCAATAAAAAAGGGGAAAGTTAGATATGTACACTAAtacatcaacctcgtccccaaggcttCTTATCTCTCACCGCAGCTGCGCTGCCGTCAGATACAAAAAAGAGAGATCCTGGGAAGGAGTTTGCTAATACATATATACTTAGTTCTAACACTACTCTAGAGTAGAGTtggggaaaaataaaaaaataataattgtagGCGTGACTGGCAATTGACGCTAATACCACATACCATTTCTTTGTCACGTGACATTTCATTTCGAATCAATATAGTATTAGATGAGGGTTTAGAAATAAAACCTTTGATTGTGAATTTCAGAACTTAAAACTGGTAGGATGCAATGCAATATTACAAAGgcaacatacatacatacattgcAAACCTTCACCCACCTAATGTGTCTTGCGGTGGAGTAACAAGTTTACATGTAAGATAACTAATGGTAGAATGAAACATCCAACAAAATGATCTTCGAAATTTTCTCCTTAATATAGGATGCAACCATGGGTTTATCACACCCTGTAATGCAGCTAAACGAATAGACAGCATACCATACCAATCTGGGTATTCTGTTTTTGATAAAGAAATGCACAGACATACCTAAACAACAAAGGAAGTgaaaaaaacttaataaagaaACATTGTAGCAGCCACTAGACTGACAAATGCCGGTTATTTCTTTGTTATATCGACTGCACCtgcaaaaaaacaatgtttatctATTATTGAGAATAATTCAGTTTGAACATTGCGGTTGGTTGGCAAAATTTCCAGGCAACATTGGCTGGTCATTATTTAATCGGTAACCAACATGGCTAGTGGAGAGTCGACTTTAAGTACTGGAAAAAGAGGCTATTGGAAAACAGACACAGATGTATGCAATATTTATTTAACGTTTTATCTACCCAGCTGCAACAACATCTGATACAGAAAAATTCGTTGGCAGATTTCCAATTTACTTGTTTTAATTCTCACATTCTATGGTCAGTGAAGATATAAATTTTACGTACATATAGCGGGAaccataaaattaaaaatgttgccATGGTGACTATGGACAAACGCAGAAATAAGTACTCCTCACTGTCAGTCTGGTCTGTACTTTGCGAAGTTGAATATTGAGTtcgaaatgaaatcatttcgtAAACGCTAATCGAGCCGCCGATGTTTGCAACGATGACTAATAGTATCATTATGGTAAATGCAATTAAATAACCCATCAGCATTGTCCGGTCACGGTCATTTGTTGGTTGAAGGGTAAACATACAATAGGTACCAGGATAATATAAGGTGTTGGTACCAAACCCAAGAAAAGGAGGTATCGATATCGCAGCAGATATGGTCATGTTTACTAAGATAAATATGATTATTTTAGTTGCATTGGACACCATCTTTTCTTGGTAGCAGTAAGGCCGCGATACTGCAAAATACCTATCAATTGCCATGCTTATAACAACAATAATAGACAtgctattaaaaaacaaaacaacggaAGCGTGTATATTACAGACCAGATAACCACCAATATATTTTCCATGTAGGTAAGTGATCAATGGTTGCACGTACGTGACTGTAACTAACAAAATATCAACAGTTGTTAAGACTAAGATTAAAATGTTAgggatattctttttttttccaaGAGTCCTAATTATAACACACAATACTACGAGGTTGCCAACAATGCCGATGATAAAAGCAAGTAATAGAGATACACCAGCTAATACTCTCACATTTACGGAAAAAATATCTTCCAAAACATATGCTTCGTCCATCTTTAAACACTTATCAAGACTGCTGCTAGTGCCAGATGAGCAACATTTCTAGATCTTATTCATTGAAGCTGCTTAGATACGAGTTAGGGGTGATTGCATCAATTTTCATAAAGAAAATCAAGCAATAGCTGCACTTCCTGCCCCTGAAAAACTGTATCTTTGGAAATTTAATTCGGAGGTGacgtattttctttaaaatctatTTTCGGCATGATTTACGTATTGCAAATATGTGCTTAAATTCTAAATAACTTCGGTGCCGTCTATTTCGACACTGAAGTTTGCTCAAGCGTATTATAGCTACCCTGGGTAAATTATTCATCGATAAACGTAATTTATCAATCTTGTTCTCAGgacactaaatttaaaaatttttttgccttttaaaACAATACTGAAAAAGTTAGAACAAACCAGAAGTTGAAATTTATCCTGAAATTCATGTATATAAATTTCAGCCTTTTcggttaataataaaaaagcgaTTGCTAAATTTTGTTTGCGTCGTGCAACTCTTATTTCTTCAAAAGGAAATATGGAAAAAAGTACACGAAACCAGTATGAAAAAGGTACCAGTATTAAGTAATTTTGGACAATATTTTAACATTCGAATGAAATTTTCTACCATTTTTGACAGCATAACAGTTTTGACGCACCAAGCTCATCTTCAGGGCATCTTATATCTTTTCTTGCATCGCGAAAATGTTCTGTTCGTACATTTCTATTACCAGCAATTCTTAGTCAGATGGTGTGTAAATAAAACGTATGCTATGTTTGCAACCAAATAAAAATCGGTCGAGAAACTGTTGTTGTTCCAATAATTTTGACCGAGATTGTTGTTGGTTCTTATGACGTCGGCTTTAATTCAACACTGCTTTTTTACTAGCTTTGTCAAACACTCATGGATATACCTCTAACATCGCCAAACGCTCCCAGATGCACTTATATAGGCAGTCCTTTCAAACACAATTGCATTATGGGGGCCGCGTATACCTTACtggtaaacaaatttaaaaataagcaaaaaattaagacactTTGACATAATTTTGTCACTTTTTGTGGACTAAATCTTCGAAATTAGTCACTTTTCCAGATTGAAATGACAACAAAAGTTAGAAATTTTaggctttttttctttcaaaaaaaaatttaaaagaacaaaaaggAAGACTTTGTAAAGTTCCAAtgattatttctttctttttctttaatttgaacATTTTATCTGCTTTGCTCTTTaacttcttcttctttatttcCTTCTCGGCTCTCTTTTTCCCATACTATGCTCACTTGAACCTTTATTCAGACCTTCAGACTGTCAAAGTTTCATACAGAATTGAAAAATCggcaaaatgaaagaaaaataccCTGAAAAAACGGCAAAAATGTTTGGTCGGCTAAAGAAATTGCAAAAATTGTAGttcggcaaaaaaaaattagtcaaaAATTAGTTAATTTGGGCACTTTTTGGCAGCTTTTTTATCGATAAGGTAAAATGGTGGAGAGAACATGCTTTACTTCAGAGGGACTTTTTGCGGcagaaaattttgggaaggtaaAAATTTGCGAAACTATGTAAATACAGTTGCGAAAAAATTTCACGCAGAAAAGTGTTCCAGAAATTTAGAACATGAAAATacgcattttttaataaaccaaAACACAGTTGACAGCAACCTCGTTTCTAGCTAttgttgtttcatttttatatgTCTTGACGGCGAAACGAACATGGCTCTGGAGAAAGTTGGTCCGATATGAAACTGATATGGTTCGATATAATAAGCGGTACAAGATACATCTGTGATGAGTTAATAGTGATATGACGTCACTTTGGATAAACCATAAAATATAACGTcaattaaaatgtatttaatttattttagacGTTAAATTGAGTTGTCGAATTGACAATTCTTTGGTTTTATATAAACCTTGCTACAGAGAAGACGTATCTAAGTAGAAAAGACTAGGACTATTTAAAAGAAGTAGCTGAAATGCAATTTAATATTGCTGAAGCGATGAACATTCTTATGAACACAAATACCGATTGCCGATGGTATACAGCACACAGATGCCTTTTTACAGCAACGAATGAAGTGAATCTTAGATATCTAaacgataaataaataaacaaaatgtctATAGATTTTGAATCAAATGCGTTCCAAGCATGCTTTTTAATAGAAAGCGCCAGTCTCACATAAGACTATGTTGTGATTAAAATAACGAACACAAATGGTATAAAACGATCAATGTACGTACCTTGATTATTagaatttaattttgctttttcttcgTCGTACATGCTCAGCACAGCATCAATAAACTTTTCTCCGTGACTGTTTTCAATGCTTACAGAATCTTCTTTATATGTCTTCGTCCTCGAAATAATTCACCAACCAAATCATTCGTACTGTGATCACACAAAGGTACATTAAAATGTATTCTCTTGAATCAATATATTTTGATTTAGAACCAGTACTGTTTTTCAAGAAGGTTCGATTCCGTGAGTCATTAGTTGACGTACACATGTTCGAATGTGATAGAGATAATGTTAACATCTATGCAGTGGAAAGTGAAATCAAAACCTCTGCGATGGAGGAAAGTGCAGTTGAACTGCCTGCACAGAGCGTGTTAACGCGtttcaaagattttttaaaaggtgCAGAAGAAATTAAAAGCATCTAAGCTCTATGTCGTTCTCTTTGAATTCCGGTACCTGCAGGATCTTGTGTTTTTAGAAAATCTATAACTTTCATTAATAGCCAGTTTACCAGAATATGACTACCccaggccacctggaggtagtgatttgcagagtactgaaaacctgtgtactcatttaaaacaatgttttaataAACTCCCAAAAGAcgaagaagtttttatcttgggagattttaactaTAAAGGAACTTGTTCCACTCTTtacctaaaacaacatattacggagccaactcgaGTTAcagaaaatagtagcactcttaaCTTGATTCTTTCTAagagttcttgtatttctataACTGGTGTCAcggatttaggcatcagtgatcacaatttagtttatgtaatcaaaaaatttaaaaggccAAAATGTGAACCTAAATCTATCAAGGTTCATggctacaagaacttcagtgaagaggcttttctaAAAGAACTCAagaatttagactggtcatattttaaaaattatgatgaccttgatcaaacatgtgagaaactgaataaaattgttaaaacagtggctgacaaacacgctcctttcaaaacacatagatttcctggccgtgttgaggcatgggtcactgatgaattaataatagacatcgaagaaagagacttcttaaAACAAAAAGCATCAagaacaaaatccatcatagactgggaagccTTCAGACGAAAAAGGAgccaggtaataggtctcaaaaaatcgacttaaaaacgagtactataatgacgttttgcaagattttaaaaaacggccaaaacaacttttgaaaatcctaaaaaacttgttcctgataagtcaggcaataccaCCTCAATAAAGCGATTGGTCCAAAACGATGACACAGAAACATCTCACCCGAAGGAAATTTCAaacacatttattttattttttgtcagtgttggtgccaagCTAGCCTGAAAATTTTCTTCTGGCAccactaatgttaatccacctgttagcagacacgattttcggtgggctccTATTGAGACCAAatgtgtcgaaaaaataattagttcactaaaacttaataaagctacaggcttggacgaAATTGGTTCAAGACTGCTAAAAGTAGGTTCGTCAGTTTtgagtatttatttatcaagtcttttcatcaaatctttatttactagttatgTACCTAAACTTTGAAAGACTAAAAGGTTCTCGCctattttaaaagtggcaataaaacagatcctactaattatcagCCTATCTCCATTCTGGTGTAACTGTCACAATTCCCACCGACCGGGCAATGGTAGCTTTGACTTTGTTCCTGAACGTTCCTAATGTTGTTGAACGAAGAAATTTGAACCTTCTGATTTAAACTTTGAAGGCTGTTTGGTCCATTggacaaaatttacaaaaaacgtatataagtatttttatcagttttcatTTTTCCTGCCACGCTTTGAAAATGATGTGTCGTATTAAAAGGACATGTATAATGATTTGTGTTGAAGGTTTTGGAGGAAATGAAGGAATGCGTTCTTTGCTGCCTGTCAGTGTCACATACACATTGTCAACAAACATCTGCACGTCTGTTGCTTGTGGAGGGATGATTCCGATGCATCAGGTAAGAGATATCCTTTTTTGCAGCAGTTCGTATTGTGACATGGTTCATTTTTTGCACTTGATTTACTAATTACACCTCTTACGCTATTTCCATTATCGTTTTTAATTATTGCTGAATATGCATAAAATCGTAAAAGATGGATCTTAACAGCACCAACTTCTCTGCGTGTTCTGTTTGGTTCAGTTAGATTTAATCGTTGCCTTTATAGCGACACCCTGCTTTTATCTACATATATGCCATATGAAAGTAAAAATACTGGTGGAAGAGCAGGTAAAGGACATGGGATCCGGGTTAAGGTCGCAATGCCAAAGGAGAGTGAAAAATGGTTGGAATGCCACGATAGCTAGATGCAGTTGAGGGTACCGTTTGTCATATAAGCAGACTTGGAAAGCCTACTTATTCCAGTAGAAAAAATGTTAGAGATAGTAAAACGCAGAAGCTGAATAATCACATACCATCTTGCTTTTGCACCTTTAGCAAATTTTCTTACGGACATGTACCAGATCCACTGAAGGTCTACCGTGGCAAGGACTGTGTTAAGCGATTCGTGAACCATCTGGAGGATGAAGAAAAGAGGTTGTTCGACATCTTTCCTCAGTTGCGGATGACAGAGCTCACAGAGATGCAAAAAAGAGAGTAAAACGAGTCGGCAGAATGTCACATCTGTATGAAGTCATTCGACGACCCTGCAAGGAATCGCAAGCTACGTGACCACTGTCATTACACTTGtttgtttgtaaatttatttatagtcggtacattatatacaagtttcgtgaaaagaaaaattatatgcaTAGCTCTAAAAAGTAGTGCTAATCAAAACCGACTGAAATTAAAGTGCaaatagaaataatattaaataatattaattgaatgagaggaaatatttttaaatttttatatatacaaaaaagagtaaaattGAACTAAAAGCGTGTTTGGGACAATTCACATACCtcacaaaaacatttacttcCATTCCAACTtttgatcgcatttttaaaagtactaAGAGACTCTGAGGATTTCAAGTGATTGGGTAATTTATTCCATATTTTTGGCCCCAGGGAAGAGAGACTTTTTGTTCCAAAACTAACGGTATCTATATTTGGGACTGttaaattattaacattttgtgATCTCACTGGTCTACCACTCccatgaaatttaaagatatctTTAATGTATGTCGGATTGAGTTCGTGCAAAGTCTTATATATTTCTGTACATAATGTTTTAAGTCTATAGACGCTCATTTGGTATTTTCCTGCTTTTAAAAGGAGTTCGTCGTAAGTACTATCATTATCATTTAATAAGAAACGCAAAGCTCTCTTCTGAATTTGTTCAATTCTCAACAAAGATTTATATGAAGAGAAATTCCATACTAAAGGGCAATAATTAAAGTTAGAGTATATAAAACTTTGTACCAGCGCTAATTTGGCTTTGTGAGATAAAAACGTGCTAAGTCTAAACAGTGCATTCAATTGTGCTGATGATTTTTTGATAAGTTTAGAAATGTGAGAGTCGAAATTCAAGCCATTATCAATGGTCACTCCTAGTAATTTAACTTTGCTTTCTGTTTTAATTAACTTGTCaccaatttttaccactaaatcacaATTGTTAAATTTATCTCTGGTGACaatgattgattgaaatttttttggattcgccatcattttgttatttttcaaccACACTAGtgctatattagattcacattctaaaagtttaattaagtttgaAATTGAGTTTGAGAAAGCAGAAAGGGAAATGTCATCAGCATAATTATGTACActggcttttttaataaaaaaaataaagtcattaataaaaatgttaaataaaatagGTCCTAAAATTGATCCTTGGGGTACTCCAGACAGAATTAATTGGAAAAGACTATGCTGATTATTTATGCGGGTAGATTGCTCTCTGTCAGAAAGGTACGATAAAATTAGAAGTAGGGCATCCTTGCTAAAGCCATAGGCATTTAATTTAGCAATAAGTAAATCATGAGGCACGCAATCAAAAGCTTTAGATAGATCCATTAAAACTGCACCAATTACGTAAtgtttatctaatttttgtttCCATTCTTCCAATAATCTTATTAGTACATGTTGTGTGCCATATGATTCCCTATAGGCTGATAAAAATTCTGaaagttttttatcaatataatcAACAATTTGAGATTTAATTATTCTctcataaaattttgaaaatatatttaaaatgctgACTGGTCTATAGTTGTTTATACATAATTTATCTTTCCCACCTTTATCAATAGGGGATACAGTAGCGCGTTTGGCTCTCCTCGGAAAAACAGAAAGACAAATACTGTTGTTAATGGCATTTGTTAAGGGTTTTATCAAATAAGGTTTTGCTAACTTCACCATTTTAGCCGTTATCTTGTCCTCTCCAGATGCCACACCTACTTTTAGATCCCCGAAAAGTTTAGAGACTTCATTTTCCGAGACTTCCTTAAAgttaaacaacatttcattattttgatcaattagtgaatttttaatttcaagaatACTGGGgtgatttttatatgtttccAGAATCTTTGAGATAACTTCATTTCTATTTTCAGATTGATAATTTCGTAGCGACACTGGTTTAACTCCACTATATTTTTCAACTATATGTATGTACTCTTCATTGAAAATTTCCGCTAATTCATTTTTATCCGTTACTATAATACCATCGTGAACAATCATAATTTCATTAGAGCTCTTACCTGATTTGTTAGTAAGGAAAGGTTTAACAGTGctccaaaatttcttattttaaataatgCCACCCTCCATAACACTATTAAAATGCTCTTTAATCGCCTGTCGTCTCATACTAACAcacttatttctttgttttttatattttgccctATTTTCATCTGTtcgatttttgttaaaattgtttttaagacGAGATCTTGTGTAAATTGCttttcgtaattttttattcataaacgGGGCTTCGTTACCCCgaactaatttaatttttataggtgCATGTTTATCAATTATATTTCGAAATTTCAGTACAAGGTTCTCATTACTTTCATTTGGATCTATGTTATCACAACAAAAATCTGTGCTCCTCATTTCTTCAAGAAAAACTTGctcatcaaattttttaaaacacctaTACGATATCTCTTTCGATTTTAAACGTACTAAAAAAGTCTTCATAAAAGTAGAAATCATATGGTGGTGGTCACTAAGTCCAGTTTCAAAAGATTTAGAATTATGGAAACATGCATGTTTGTTTTTGCTCAAGGTTCGATAATTGCTTACAAATCAGCCCTTTTTTGACGTATTCAATAAGTCCCCCTCCATTTTTATCCCTGTCCCTTCTGTTTCgtatttcataattttcaatatcaaattGAGCAGACGGAAATTCAAGGTCTAATTTAGTTTCTGCCAAAACAAAGTAATCTGGTGATATTTTTGTTACAACTTCGCGAACATCTACTATCTTGTTCCTTAAGCTATTTAAGTTTAAATAGCAAAGTTTAAATAGCAAAGCAAAGGATTATTCGGATGTTTAAGCCGCAAATGTTTAGCATTTTCTAAATCACATTCATTAGAAAATCCATCTTGCTCCTTATTTGAGACATCACTTAAAGTTACGGAACACCCCAAGAAACCGtgtttacatataaaaaattatttaaataattcaaaaaattattggCTAAAAATACTTTCCCATTATCATTTAAGTGTAGACCATCTTTCCACAAGTTGAGGTCTTTAATCATttcgttgtttacaaaaatatggtCGTGTGCAATAGCTTTATCTTCTACGGCTCTATTCACTTTAATAATTTTCTCAAAATATACTCGCTTGCACCTGATGATACTtgatataaaaactttttccacGCCATGCTCTTTACATTTATCTGCTATGTTTACGATGTTATTAGCAATTTGTTCTTCAGTATTGTCGTTTTCGTCCATATTAAGAAGATCGTTAATTCCTACGTGCAACACAACGATATCGGGGCGCTCGTCGATTAGGGTGGGTAGGGCATAATGGCCAAGATTCTTCACATTTGTACCTGGAAAACATTTTATTCTTGCATCACCATTTTTCAATTGTCTATTAAATTCTCTTGTCTTAATTCCCTTAGGAATACTATCGCAGATGattctgatttttttcttctccgTGGCTGGCTCTCTCATACCTTGTTGATCATTGTTAGtattataaaagtatttttccCTTTCCGGATAGTGACTTACAACTGGATTTGGCCTTCTGGGAGGAAACGTTATATTACGTGCATTTGTTGACCCATTAGTTTGTGACAAAAACCTTCCACTTGATTGATTGTCAGTCTGTATTAACGTTTGTATTGTTAGggttttcaaagtttaaaaccTCATGAGGAAGATTATCAAATCTATTTCTCGAAGTATAATCATAATAATTACTACCTGACTTTGTTGATGGTGGTCCTCTGGGGACTTTATGCCAATTATC
The genomic region above belongs to Hydractinia symbiolongicarpus strain clone_291-10 chromosome 4, HSymV2.1, whole genome shotgun sequence and contains:
- the LOC130641566 gene encoding prostaglandin E2 receptor EP2 subtype-like, which encodes MDEAYVLEDIFSVNVRVLAGVSLLLAFIIGIVGNLVVLCVIIRTLGKKKNIPNILILVLTTVDILLVTVTYVQPLITYLHGKYIGGYLVCNIHASVVLFFNSMSIIVVISMAIDRYFAVSRPYCYQEKMVSNATKIIIFILVNMTISAAISIPPFLGFGTNTLYYPGTYCMFTLQPTNDRDRTMLMGYLIAFTIMILLVIVANIGGSISVYEMISFRTQYSTSQSTDQTDSEEYLFLRLSIVTMATFLILWFPLYVCLCISLSKTEYPDWYGMLSIRLAALQGVINPWLHPILRRKFRRSFCWMFHSTISYLTCKLVTPPQDTLDFILSGETRNNNNIQLENINEMSGNVLFDLAQRNIVDYVDALGGTKTAEEHDEIFDIEMNNISKDVVTSSEDALDTKF